DNA sequence from the Trypanosoma brucei gambiense DAL972 chromosome 9, complete sequence genome:
GTTACACCGCATGCCGCTTTTTTGACGGGAAGACATTATGCTTGGTACACATCGCCGACTCATACATCTACGCGCTGCACCACAAGAACTGGGTTGAGAAGGCAACGTTGCTAGACGTGTGTTCCTTTGTCCACGTGGCCGTAGGCATCTTGCCAAAGAACTTGTTGTTGTACATTGGCGATCACGTACTTGACGTTACATCTTACGAGACTGACGCTCGTTGCTGTGACTTGGATCTTCTTCCCGGTGCGGTGGTTGGTGTTGCCACTCGGCATGAGGCTGTCCCGGAGATGGAAAGCAAGGGACCTGCAGAACAATTCTCTGAGCCACGTGTTGAAGATCAATGTTTGAAGGTCTCGCCTATATCAAAGGCCTCGGCATCGTCTACCTCGCTCCACACATCGGAAACGCAGGAAGGGCTCCTTGGGCGCAACGAGAGCCGAGAGGGAGACAACAATAAGTCACCAGGTGTTGACGATATTGAAGCAGACAGAAGGAAGGCGGATGCAGTGAGGCAGTGGCAGAGTCCTGTTGCTGCGCCATATTTAGGCACTACAGATGGTGATTTAAACTCCACTCAAACATGGGCACAACAGCAAACTGCGAGCATCCCCACTTGTGACCGGCCAGAACCGCAAGGAGGGTTGGAAGGAAAGGCATGTGACGAAATAGAGAGTCACAATGACATTGTAGACTCCGCGCAAGGAGAAGAGGTAAGTGACGCTCCCGTGGAGAGTAACGGCAAGACAGAGAGCGATGGACGCCGTCGCCGAACGGTTCACGTGAGGTTCATACCAGTGTCCATGGCATTTTCTGACATCCGGGCTCTTCTCTGGTCATGTGGAGAGGTCTACAAGGTCCGACTTGTGAAGCCAAAAACGACCCCGAACCCTGATAAGAtgttttatgtttgtttCGTTGAGTACGCTGAGGAGCAGGCAGCCCTGAAAATGTTGGAGATGCATGGTCACCGTATCGCCGCATCTTTTCACCTCGCGGTAGAAATCAGCAAACACGCCATTCTTGGGGGCTATGTGACAGACCGTGACGTGGGTACTGGTAAACCCTGCACATTTGGGCTAACTGACACTGAGCGCTGGGCTATAGAGCAGCGCCACAAACGTCCCGGAGCTGGTTCTGCTGGTAACGGTAACGGTGAATGTGCTGAGGAAGGGGGCTATGAAggcgaaggaaaaggaggaaggcgGTGTCGTCGCGGTGGCCGAAAACATCGAGGTAGAGCTCGCCAATCTACCCCTACTTCAGGGGAAACTCCCAATGGTTTGGGTGAGGCGGGGAAACAATGTACCGGCGGACCCTATTCACTGCAAATCGTTGCTGAAGACTCGAAACGGAAGAGCTGTCGCGGCAGCCACCGCATTACCGATGCGAAAAGTGGAAATGGAACTACCGGTGCGGTGGGTGAGTTACCACAAACCACGCTGGCAAACTCTGATTTAAGCACTAAACCAATACAGCCTACGGTGTCAACGCCCCGTGAGGTGGTGGGGCATATCTCAGTGACTGCGGAGGAAAGTAAGCTTCTCGACCATCTCCGCAACGCTTCCATATCGTACCTCCGGTGCCCTTCCAAACGAAGCTTTTACGAGGTACTCACTGTGCTTGAAGACGTTAAGTTgtgttccccttcccctctgTGCTGCCTCCACCTCACCAAAGCTGAGGTGGCGctgcttttccttcacagGTCTTCGGGGTTTGTGGAAGCGGCCGCAACGGCTGCCAACGGAGCGGTGCGCGCAGGGGAGGAACTGTCGCATCTGATGGCGAGAGATGCGAGCAGCCAAGACCACATCGGTGCTTCGTGGAGTTCCTTCTTCACCGCATCTCATCCATCCCTCTGTGGCCACTGGAAAAATTGGCGAGACATGGTGTACggtgatgaagaggaaagtgGTGAGGGATCGCGAAATACCAAGTCAGAtggaggcacagcaaccgcATCATATCCGCGAGTCGGCAGAGTGTTGTGTTTCGTTGAGAGCCTCCTCCACATTGCGTTGTTGTGTGACAGCCTCTTAATGCATGAGCTGGAGAAGGACTGCGAAGGGAAATTTGTCATGCGAAACATTGATGCAGATTCACCAGGGGTCGGAAAAGTTATGTGGAAACTTGTTTGTTGTATCCGTCGCCTTCTCCAGAGGCTCCGAGCATTTGCTACAGAAAGTGATGGAAGCGGGCGGGAGGATCGGACAGTTTTGTCACCGCGGTGGCTCACCACTGTTGCCCGCGTTTTGgtgcttcttccttcagaAGCTGAGTGGCACGTGGGAAGCCTACTTGACGCATTTGTTCCTTGCGCGTCGGACTTGCCGGTCGCAATTTTGGAAGATTTAGCGGGTATTCGGTTGTTCTAACCTGGCACGTCTCTTCTATGCTCCCCCCTCATCTGTTATTCATTCACGCGCTAGTGATCAATTGCGCATCTCACCTTCTTATCACTTTATGACTACCAGTGACACACGACTTTTGACTTTTTTGCAGGAATCGGGTAAACGCTTTGGTCGGATTGCGTAGTCTCCGTTCCGCTTGACAGAGCCTTAGATGAGGAGCGGGACAGAAAACAGAAATGGAAGATAAGACAGATAAAGCTTCTCAAGTTGAAGCACGggattattttattttatttttttaaatccacTTATTATgattgttatttatttttgtttttcgctTTGACTTTCACCCTGCACCAATTGCCCCCTTCCGTTGTTTATCCGAACGATGGGTTTCATGGGACTATTTTgcatctatttatttattttttgattcCCTCTCTCGTTTAtgacacattttttttctttatttagcCCCTACCCCGAGCATTCTCTCTATTTAATTTCTGCTTTCAAACTTTTGGTTTCAGTAAACGTAACATCATTATGGTGGACGCTATTTGATTTGTTTCA
Encoded proteins:
- a CDS encoding RBP32, encoding MYFPHHQHEKEPRGRFNLQALDWLPGMVQMATLPPAPVATYPQHFPSVHYNNMTDGPATLPCFPDLFRDWLHGGVMFPPFPFAGGPSDGAYYPTGPQHPQLCPQSAEGWMEAEQSYYKYFHPFWCAYQRFLRDCYTRPVTNDLYSAVPTSHQTQPPAVATADIATFTREGTPWTQNWGCDAQHKENTVSNKGDSCVKLAAPTHPGDEVLPGDCETTASEWREISSLALSSCLLCGDTGHRYTACRFFDGKTLCLVHIADSYIYALHHKNWVEKATLLDVCSFVHVAVGILPKNLLLYIGDHVLDVTSYETDARCCDLDLLPGAVVGVATRHEAVPEMESKGPAEQFSEPRVEDQCLKVSPISKASASSTSLHTSETQEGLLGRNESREGDNNKSPGVDDIEADRRKADAVRQWQSPVAAPYLGTTDGDLNSTQTWAQQQTASIPTCDRPEPQGGLEGKACDEIESHNDIVDSAQGEEVSDAPVESNGKTESDGRRRRTVHVRFIPVSMAFSDIRALLWSCGEVYKVRLVKPKTTPNPDKMFYVCFVEYAEEQAALKMLEMHGHRIAASFHLAVEISKHAILGGYVTDRDVGTGKPCTFGLTDTERWAIEQRHKRPGAGSAGNGNGECAEEGGYEGEGKGGRRCRRGGRKHRGRARQSTPTSGETPNGLGEAGKQCTGGPYSLQIVAEDSKRKSCRGSHRITDAKSGNGTTGAVGELPQTTLANSDLSTKPIQPTVSTPREVVGHISVTAEESKLLDHLRNASISYLRCPSKRSFYEVLTVLEDVKLCSPSPLCCLHLTKAEVALLFLHRSSGFVEAAATAANGAVRAGEELSHLMARDASSQDHIGASWSSFFTASHPSLCGHWKNWRDMVYGDEEESGEGSRNTKSDGGTATASYPRVGRVLCFVESLLHIALLCDSLLMHELEKDCEGKFVMRNIDADSPGVGKVMWKLVCCIRRLLQRLRAFATESDGSGREDRTVLSPRWLTTVARVLVLLPSEAEWHVGSLLDAFVPCASDLPVAILEDLAGIRLF